In Pectinophora gossypiella chromosome 17, ilPecGoss1.1, whole genome shotgun sequence, one DNA window encodes the following:
- the LOC126374287 gene encoding uncharacterized protein LOC126374287 isoform X2, whose amino-acid sequence MPGKPYTMKEMKKIVEYLVEHKVYSEIRGRKMWMDLAKSQILNRTWQSLKETFIKRILPDIQNPYYKLSVEQIASFRQQSDVEARYNRNKLEVHSISDSSSTDNQGGKKKAEVKKEVENTGAASYNRIKNNKSHSKRFSRRSRVTSRNFVSTIESGSSDEYTTASDNDDPPLARGRSGHSYRYMKPQSYDFLSNADGGLFVVGRKKIYPLLLRENGAVHFACAGESHEDEEQESYWKTKFLEERKKCAEEKIRADELSRLLQQSKTRQSQAEPREAPSSPILQANQSLSKVTEKSNPKQKKEAVVSEREMKSEETVKIKFTKNHEIELEGQWSHVNPLLERMVEIFKNNETSEQTPKKTDSQPTIQEITEKQAETVTDKTNTQTQIQEDTSKTEVKEVKQKVDVSQKKKANVRKKRGSKSVEESDKNPDEVTVSSGKSTPVITAAVDPEVHEKVTKIESEIFKKIEEIEQTDQSVAKEAPSDVNVTKRTRSRPRKSQSPQPGTSFESEPKKPKVDLRPTTRRPRIKAHATDVESDASVAKYGSDSGLIGQGRAKYTKSKNTISKSDTCIPEDDPNVRYMLPPASRTKKIVSKANNIRSYLRKSRLFRPSDTSIHSESTQGYQDSDASPQKSVCRRKRRVSIGYLSKKGQIRKVKRRSSPYLADDDSNEANELHIRSGSMPNLSLNSEIYRSESYQLLLPKAKMFSQLDKIDESPIQNEGIVNQHNFTNLSPLTININNEFYIPSEELRNDSMRQRSSENSSNVSFPLSPVLSIAGNMSVSKEMISSSLEDPPSLNEIHQNDVQPVTNLNKYLMSDVDVSVPLMEQDCQLQSRQKSKSGSRTRKSTISEPIDPVNFKEQSSSESLDQKLRDLLLESAKKMTKSQTDNPISAENLMEVDPTSEKKTRPKKRCSTPRKKQTALKKQSPNVAPVLEEHTESCSFGGRKSCPPIINILLCEDANPLTEEANANKTNITEKIKEKKKKDVIKVKILRPRDKSGNRKGNNSRLSVCTDSGINDTASVLSDECRCCNESTELIHNHSDTCLHMDECVGDSVEFIETMEKSVISLNSNSIPSEVCFDNLNPSSEDYVTPELFSTDARDATSLSAVTRTNTQSTDADGVTVYHTPSSGGSMNSLVTEDLSNEILPSTGTNWYLFSEDDTNADNVSQDLNTGGMGSNLKQIFPLTCAIPDLSTITEMSRENDSMKPNLNTDNEMDGLSHSMFDSNI is encoded by the exons GTCTGATGTAGAGGCAAGATATAATAGAAATAAACTGGAGGTACACAGCATTAGTGATTCAAGCAGCACAG ATAACCAGGGAGGAAAAAAGAAGGCTGAAGTCAAAAAAGAAGTGGAAAATACAG gAGCAGCGTCTTATAACAGGATCAAAAACAACAAGTCCCATTCGAAGCGATTCTCGCGCCGCAGCCGAGTCACTTCCAGGAATTTTGTTAG TACCATAGAGTCAGGGTCGAGCGACGAGTACACGACGGCTAGCGACAATGACGACCCTCCCTTGGCACGCGGTCGAAGTGGACACTCTTATAGATACAT GAAACCTCAATCCTACGACTTTTTAAGTAACGCGGACGGAGGGCTGTTCGTCGTGGGCAGAAAGAAAATATATCCTTTGCTTCTGAGAGAAAATGGCGCGGTACATTTTGCTTGTGCTGGGGaga GCCATGAAGATGAAGAACAGGAATCGTATTGGAAAACTAAGTTTTTGGAAGAGAGGAAGAAATGCGCCGAGGAAAAGATAAGGGCGGATGAGCTTAGTAG GTTACTACAACAGTCTAAAACCCGGCAAAGTCAGGCAGAGCCGAGGGAAGCCCCTAGTTCGCCGATACTACAAGCTAATCAGTCACT AAGCAAGGTTACAGAGAAAAGTAATCCGAAACAAAAGAAAGAAGCGGTTGTATCAGAACGAGAAATGAAAAGTGAAGAaactgttaaaattaaatttactaaaAATCATGAG ATTGAACTAGAAGGTCAATGGTCTCACGTCAATCCGTTGTTGGAGAGAATggtagaaatatttaaaaacaacgaAACATCAGAACAAACACCAAAAAAGACAGATTCCCAACCGACAATTCAAGAAATAACAGAAAAGCAAGCGGAAACAGTGACTGATAAAActaacacacaaacacaaattcAAGAAGATACATCCAAGACTGAGGTGAAAGAAGTGAAACAAAAAGTAGATGTGAGtcagaaaaaaaaagcaaatgtgAGAAAGAAAAGAGGTTCTAAAAGTGTAGAAGAGAGTGACAAGAATCCAGATGAAGTTACAGTATCCAGTGGAAAGTCTACTCCTGTGATCACCGCAGCTGTTGACCCAG AGGTTCATGAAAAGGTCACTAAAATTGAGAGCGAGATCTTCAAGAAGATTGAGGAAATAGAACAGACTGATCAGAGTGTCGCAAAAGAAGCTCCCAGCGATGTCAACGTTACTAAAAG AACAAGAAGTAGACCAAGGAAATCGCAATCTCCCCAACCAGGGACGTCATTCGAGAGTGAACCTAAGAAGCCGAAAGTGGACCTTCGACCAACCACCAGACGTCCAAGAATTAAGGCACACGCCACCGACGTAGAGAGTGATGCTAGTGTGGCAAAATATGGAAGTG ATAGTGGTCTGATCGGTCAAGGTAGAGCAAAGTATACGAAATCCAAGAACACTATCAGTAAGAGCGACACGTGTATACCAGAGGACGACCCTAACGTTCGCTACATGCTTCCACCAGCCTCACGGACTAAGAAGATAGTTAGTAAAGCAAACAATATTAGAAGCTA CCTCCGCAAGTCAAGACTATTCAGACCCTCTGACACCTCGATACATTCAGAAAGCACTCAAGGTTACCAAGACTCCGATGCTAGTCCTCAAAAGTCAGTCTGTCGAAGAAAACGAAGAGTCAGCATAGGTTACTTGAGCAAAAAAGGACAAATTAGAAAGGTCAAAAGAAGGTCCAGCCCCTATCTTGCTGATGACGATTCTAATGAAGCAAATGAATTGCACATTAGATCAGGTTCGATGCCAAACTTAAGTTTAAACAGTGAAATATACCGGTCAGAGTCATATCAACTGTTACTACCGAAAGCGAAGATGTTCAGTCAACTCGATAAAATAGATGAGAGCCCCATACAAAATGAGGGGATCGTAAATCAACATAATTTTACCAATCTAAGTCCactaacaataaatattaataacgaATTCTACATTCCATCTGAAGAACTGAGGAATGACTCAATGAGACAAAGGAGTTCTGAGAACTCAAGTAACGTGTCATTCCCGCTCTCGCCTGTGCTGTCTATAGCTGGAAACATGTCTGTTAGTAAAGAGATGATTAGCAGCAGTCTCGAGGATCCCCCCAGTTTGAATGAAATCCATCAAAATGATGTACAACCAGTgactaatttaaataaatacttgatGTCTGATGTAGACGTATCGGTGCCACTAATGGAACAAGATTGCCAATTACAAAgtcgtcaaaaaagtaaatcgGGTTCACGTACCAGAAAAAGCACAATCTCTGAACCGATAGATCCAGTAAATTTCAAAGAGCAATCGTCTTCCGAGTCATTAGACCAAAAATTAAGAGATTTGCTCTTGGAAAGCGCTAAAAAGATGACGAAATCTCAAACAGATAATCCTATTAGCGCTGAAAATCTTATGGAAGTCGATCCTACAAGTGAAAAGAAAACGAGACCCAAAAAGCGATGCTCGACTCCTCGCAAGAAACAAACTGCATTGAAAAAGCAATCTCCTAACGTGGCGCCTGTCTTGGAAGAACACACTGAATCTTGTTCATTTGGCGGTAGAAAATCTTGTCCtccaattattaatattttactatGTGAAGATGCTAACCCTCTCACAGAAGAGGCCAATGCAAACAAGACTAACATTACAGAAAAGATAaaagagaagaaaaagaaggaTGTTATTAAAGTGAAAATTTTAAGACCTAGAGACAAGAGTGGTAATAGGAAAGGTAATAATAGTAGATTATCTGTGTGTACCGACAGTGGCATAAATGATACGGCGTCTGTGCTATCAGATGAATGCAGGTGTTGCAATGAATCCACAGAACTGATTCACAATCATTCCGACACATGTCTTCATATGGATGAGTGTGTAGGCGACAGTGTAGAGTTTATAGAGACCATGGAGAAATCTGTTATATCTTTAAATTCTAATTCAATTCCATCTGAAGTATGCTTTGACAATCTGAATCCAAGTAGTGAAGATTACGTTACTCCGGAACTATTCTCTACCGATGCAAGAGATGCCACTAGTTTGAGTGCTG TGACAAGAACCAACACGCAAAGCACAGATGCTGACGGGGTTACGGTGTACCACACGCCGTCCTCCGGGGGATCTATGAACAGCCTCGTCACAGAAGATTTGTCTAATGAGATACTTCCATCAACTGGCACCAACTGGTACCTCTTTAGCGAGGACGACACTAACGCAGACAATGTATCCCAGGATTTAAACACCGGTGGTATGGGGTCTAATCTAAAGCAAATATTTCCCCTTACATGCGCTATACCAGATTTATCCACAATCACGGAAATGTCCAGAGAAAATGATAGTATGAAACCCAATTTGAATACAGACAATGAAATGGATGGCCTTTCCCACAGTATGTTTGATTCGAATATTTAG
- the LOC126374287 gene encoding microtubule-associated protein futsch-like isoform X1: MPGKPYTMKEMKKIVEYLVEHKVYSEIRGRKMWMDLAKSQILNRTWQSLKETFIKRILPDIQNPYYKLSVEQIASFRQQSDVEARYNRNKLEVHSISDSSSTDNQGGKKKAEVKKEVENTGENKCSKIQNCTRSSTDTLVLENCYETAEDVRRDLESPSEQEKSPQKSIRDFITYSEPLTPMLQEVLHDFSTDDEEPQMQIVEEPEVEPNTKDNDNDNSDVTSDHTIRESKSYNKKTTTANDEESEKKTQTTKVKSLKLKKTRKGTWENKEKEAAEPAISIVEEKEANNNESKNVFTCDKNTSNQNVTIADEKTVKPNTEQTNNSLSTSDTQLPNNPEGLENGNDGKRTSTESTNSEFVEPSNNDKKGKSNKRTRSQTSAEQKKKKAKHRKTSEPRETQKDTQTYDSHPHAANLQKSFAVSEGNMQETQDTDTNNPIVNGIEKVDTVEKSSPVNINQAKEVQQQSPKKNNEGTSQEAGPSGVNDVSVNAADINPCLKSVSLYAEQFSQSRYNDSDIEEVIESKNTQVNQENNDKSRKENANDKQMTEKYKEKSASESINKESNASHSVEETDKLKGPSLRIDDVLLKSHSESESESLELPKKRTGGDREKSRQVAMANAFGFSSGAASYNRIKNNKSHSKRFSRRSRVTSRNFVSTIESGSSDEYTTASDNDDPPLARGRSGHSYRYMKPQSYDFLSNADGGLFVVGRKKIYPLLLRENGAVHFACAGESHEDEEQESYWKTKFLEERKKCAEEKIRADELSRLLQQSKTRQSQAEPREAPSSPILQANQSLSKVTEKSNPKQKKEAVVSEREMKSEETVKIKFTKNHEIELEGQWSHVNPLLERMVEIFKNNETSEQTPKKTDSQPTIQEITEKQAETVTDKTNTQTQIQEDTSKTEVKEVKQKVDVSQKKKANVRKKRGSKSVEESDKNPDEVTVSSGKSTPVITAAVDPEVHEKVTKIESEIFKKIEEIEQTDQSVAKEAPSDVNVTKRTRSRPRKSQSPQPGTSFESEPKKPKVDLRPTTRRPRIKAHATDVESDASVAKYGSDSGLIGQGRAKYTKSKNTISKSDTCIPEDDPNVRYMLPPASRTKKIVSKANNIRSYLRKSRLFRPSDTSIHSESTQGYQDSDASPQKSVCRRKRRVSIGYLSKKGQIRKVKRRSSPYLADDDSNEANELHIRSGSMPNLSLNSEIYRSESYQLLLPKAKMFSQLDKIDESPIQNEGIVNQHNFTNLSPLTININNEFYIPSEELRNDSMRQRSSENSSNVSFPLSPVLSIAGNMSVSKEMISSSLEDPPSLNEIHQNDVQPVTNLNKYLMSDVDVSVPLMEQDCQLQSRQKSKSGSRTRKSTISEPIDPVNFKEQSSSESLDQKLRDLLLESAKKMTKSQTDNPISAENLMEVDPTSEKKTRPKKRCSTPRKKQTALKKQSPNVAPVLEEHTESCSFGGRKSCPPIINILLCEDANPLTEEANANKTNITEKIKEKKKKDVIKVKILRPRDKSGNRKGNNSRLSVCTDSGINDTASVLSDECRCCNESTELIHNHSDTCLHMDECVGDSVEFIETMEKSVISLNSNSIPSEVCFDNLNPSSEDYVTPELFSTDARDATSLSAVTRTNTQSTDADGVTVYHTPSSGGSMNSLVTEDLSNEILPSTGTNWYLFSEDDTNADNVSQDLNTGGMGSNLKQIFPLTCAIPDLSTITEMSRENDSMKPNLNTDNEMDGLSHSMFDSNI, from the exons GTCTGATGTAGAGGCAAGATATAATAGAAATAAACTGGAGGTACACAGCATTAGTGATTCAAGCAGCACAG ATAACCAGGGAGGAAAAAAGAAGGCTGAAGTCAAAAAAGAAGTGGAAAATACAGGTGAGAACAAATGTTCAAAGATTCAGAACTGCACTAGATCCTCTACTGACACACTTGTGCTCGAAAACTGTTACGAAACAGCAGAAGATGTCCGACGAGACCTTGAATCGCCTAGCGAACAAGAAAAGTCGCCCCAGAAGTCCATCAGGGACTTCATTACATATTCGGAGCCCTTAACACCTATGCTTCAAGAAGTCCTGCACGATTTCTCAACAGATGATGAAGAACCTCAGATGCAAATTGTAGAAGAACCAGAGGTTGAACCTAACACTAAAGATAATGACAATGATAATTCCGATGTCACATCTGACCATACAATCCGGGAATCAAAGAGctacaataaaaaaactacAACAGCTAATGATGAAGAATCTGAAAAAAAGACGCAAACAACAAAGGTTAAGtctttgaaattaaaaaaaactcgcAAGGGCACATGGGAGAACAAAGAAAAGGAAGCTGCTGAACCTGCTATTTCCATAGTGGAGGAAAAAGAAGCAAATAACAATGAAtcgaaaaatgtttttacatGTGACAAGAATACTTCTAATCAGAATGTTACTATTGCTGATGAGAAAACTGTGAAGCCTAATACGGAACAAACCAACAATTCTCTCTCCACTAGTGATACCCAATTACCCAACAACCCAGAAGGGCTCGAAAATGGTAACGATGGTAAGCGAACCTCGACAGAGAGTACAAATTCCGAATTTGTAGAACCATCGAATAATGATAAGAAAGGCAAATCTAATAAGAGGACTCGTTCGCAGACTAGCGctgaacaaaaaaagaaaaaagcgaAACATCGCAAGACATCGGAACCAAGGGAAACTCAAAAGGACACGCAAACATATGATTCTCATCCCCACGCTGCTAATTTACAGAAATCTTTTGCAGTTTCAGAAGGAAATATGCAGGAAACTCAAGACACAGATACTAATAATCCAATAGTAAATGGCATTGAAAAAGTTGATACTGTAGAAAAATCATCACCTGTTAATATAAACCAGGCAAAAGAAGTACAACAACAATCTCCCAAAAAGAACAATGAAGGAACTTCGCAAGAAGCCGGCCCCTCGGGTGTTAACGATGTAAGTGTAAATGCTGCAGACATCAACCCTTGCCTCAAGAGCGTGAGTTTATACGCCGAGCAGTTTTCTCAATCAAGGTACAATGATTCTGATATAGAAGAAGTCATTGAAAGTAAGAATACTCAGGTGAACCaagaaaataatgataaaagtaGGAAAGAGAATGCGAACGATAAACAAATGACTGAGAAATATAAAGAAAAGAGTGCATCTGAATCTATAAATAAAGAAAGCAATGCGTCTCATAGTGTGGAAGAGACAGATAAACTTAAAGGCCCCAGTCTACGTATAGACGATGTGTTGCTAAAGTCTCACTCGGAAAGCGAGAGCGAAAGTTTGGAACTTCCCAAAAAGAGGACTGGAGGCGATCGTGAAAAATCGCGACAAGTAGCTATGGCAAATGCGTTTGGATTTTCTAGTG gAGCAGCGTCTTATAACAGGATCAAAAACAACAAGTCCCATTCGAAGCGATTCTCGCGCCGCAGCCGAGTCACTTCCAGGAATTTTGTTAG TACCATAGAGTCAGGGTCGAGCGACGAGTACACGACGGCTAGCGACAATGACGACCCTCCCTTGGCACGCGGTCGAAGTGGACACTCTTATAGATACAT GAAACCTCAATCCTACGACTTTTTAAGTAACGCGGACGGAGGGCTGTTCGTCGTGGGCAGAAAGAAAATATATCCTTTGCTTCTGAGAGAAAATGGCGCGGTACATTTTGCTTGTGCTGGGGaga GCCATGAAGATGAAGAACAGGAATCGTATTGGAAAACTAAGTTTTTGGAAGAGAGGAAGAAATGCGCCGAGGAAAAGATAAGGGCGGATGAGCTTAGTAG GTTACTACAACAGTCTAAAACCCGGCAAAGTCAGGCAGAGCCGAGGGAAGCCCCTAGTTCGCCGATACTACAAGCTAATCAGTCACT AAGCAAGGTTACAGAGAAAAGTAATCCGAAACAAAAGAAAGAAGCGGTTGTATCAGAACGAGAAATGAAAAGTGAAGAaactgttaaaattaaatttactaaaAATCATGAG ATTGAACTAGAAGGTCAATGGTCTCACGTCAATCCGTTGTTGGAGAGAATggtagaaatatttaaaaacaacgaAACATCAGAACAAACACCAAAAAAGACAGATTCCCAACCGACAATTCAAGAAATAACAGAAAAGCAAGCGGAAACAGTGACTGATAAAActaacacacaaacacaaattcAAGAAGATACATCCAAGACTGAGGTGAAAGAAGTGAAACAAAAAGTAGATGTGAGtcagaaaaaaaaagcaaatgtgAGAAAGAAAAGAGGTTCTAAAAGTGTAGAAGAGAGTGACAAGAATCCAGATGAAGTTACAGTATCCAGTGGAAAGTCTACTCCTGTGATCACCGCAGCTGTTGACCCAG AGGTTCATGAAAAGGTCACTAAAATTGAGAGCGAGATCTTCAAGAAGATTGAGGAAATAGAACAGACTGATCAGAGTGTCGCAAAAGAAGCTCCCAGCGATGTCAACGTTACTAAAAG AACAAGAAGTAGACCAAGGAAATCGCAATCTCCCCAACCAGGGACGTCATTCGAGAGTGAACCTAAGAAGCCGAAAGTGGACCTTCGACCAACCACCAGACGTCCAAGAATTAAGGCACACGCCACCGACGTAGAGAGTGATGCTAGTGTGGCAAAATATGGAAGTG ATAGTGGTCTGATCGGTCAAGGTAGAGCAAAGTATACGAAATCCAAGAACACTATCAGTAAGAGCGACACGTGTATACCAGAGGACGACCCTAACGTTCGCTACATGCTTCCACCAGCCTCACGGACTAAGAAGATAGTTAGTAAAGCAAACAATATTAGAAGCTA CCTCCGCAAGTCAAGACTATTCAGACCCTCTGACACCTCGATACATTCAGAAAGCACTCAAGGTTACCAAGACTCCGATGCTAGTCCTCAAAAGTCAGTCTGTCGAAGAAAACGAAGAGTCAGCATAGGTTACTTGAGCAAAAAAGGACAAATTAGAAAGGTCAAAAGAAGGTCCAGCCCCTATCTTGCTGATGACGATTCTAATGAAGCAAATGAATTGCACATTAGATCAGGTTCGATGCCAAACTTAAGTTTAAACAGTGAAATATACCGGTCAGAGTCATATCAACTGTTACTACCGAAAGCGAAGATGTTCAGTCAACTCGATAAAATAGATGAGAGCCCCATACAAAATGAGGGGATCGTAAATCAACATAATTTTACCAATCTAAGTCCactaacaataaatattaataacgaATTCTACATTCCATCTGAAGAACTGAGGAATGACTCAATGAGACAAAGGAGTTCTGAGAACTCAAGTAACGTGTCATTCCCGCTCTCGCCTGTGCTGTCTATAGCTGGAAACATGTCTGTTAGTAAAGAGATGATTAGCAGCAGTCTCGAGGATCCCCCCAGTTTGAATGAAATCCATCAAAATGATGTACAACCAGTgactaatttaaataaatacttgatGTCTGATGTAGACGTATCGGTGCCACTAATGGAACAAGATTGCCAATTACAAAgtcgtcaaaaaagtaaatcgGGTTCACGTACCAGAAAAAGCACAATCTCTGAACCGATAGATCCAGTAAATTTCAAAGAGCAATCGTCTTCCGAGTCATTAGACCAAAAATTAAGAGATTTGCTCTTGGAAAGCGCTAAAAAGATGACGAAATCTCAAACAGATAATCCTATTAGCGCTGAAAATCTTATGGAAGTCGATCCTACAAGTGAAAAGAAAACGAGACCCAAAAAGCGATGCTCGACTCCTCGCAAGAAACAAACTGCATTGAAAAAGCAATCTCCTAACGTGGCGCCTGTCTTGGAAGAACACACTGAATCTTGTTCATTTGGCGGTAGAAAATCTTGTCCtccaattattaatattttactatGTGAAGATGCTAACCCTCTCACAGAAGAGGCCAATGCAAACAAGACTAACATTACAGAAAAGATAaaagagaagaaaaagaaggaTGTTATTAAAGTGAAAATTTTAAGACCTAGAGACAAGAGTGGTAATAGGAAAGGTAATAATAGTAGATTATCTGTGTGTACCGACAGTGGCATAAATGATACGGCGTCTGTGCTATCAGATGAATGCAGGTGTTGCAATGAATCCACAGAACTGATTCACAATCATTCCGACACATGTCTTCATATGGATGAGTGTGTAGGCGACAGTGTAGAGTTTATAGAGACCATGGAGAAATCTGTTATATCTTTAAATTCTAATTCAATTCCATCTGAAGTATGCTTTGACAATCTGAATCCAAGTAGTGAAGATTACGTTACTCCGGAACTATTCTCTACCGATGCAAGAGATGCCACTAGTTTGAGTGCTG TGACAAGAACCAACACGCAAAGCACAGATGCTGACGGGGTTACGGTGTACCACACGCCGTCCTCCGGGGGATCTATGAACAGCCTCGTCACAGAAGATTTGTCTAATGAGATACTTCCATCAACTGGCACCAACTGGTACCTCTTTAGCGAGGACGACACTAACGCAGACAATGTATCCCAGGATTTAAACACCGGTGGTATGGGGTCTAATCTAAAGCAAATATTTCCCCTTACATGCGCTATACCAGATTTATCCACAATCACGGAAATGTCCAGAGAAAATGATAGTATGAAACCCAATTTGAATACAGACAATGAAATGGATGGCCTTTCCCACAGTATGTTTGATTCGAATATTTAG
- the LOC126374439 gene encoding TM2 domain-containing protein almondex codes for MPRALPLRINIRDCIVLVLLVIFNTINVTDMANNNMDIIKEKKSTKESNDKVSNRGEVEDYLKSCPFLEQDSIECSSLQYPCIVCNRSIDCRYGGFYNYTCVVKPKVACNGSKTFNRTAMCRFCYQSEKWEHRCDQKANCNSLASPLKYYSTNCTVSDDVICLGNRRFLKKIRCSWTAGTRWGTALILALTLGGFGADRFYLGHWQEGIGKLFSFGGLGVWTLVDALLIGIHHLGPADGSLYI; via the exons ATGCCGAGAGCGTTGCCTCTGCGAATTAACATTCGAGACTGTATAGTTTTAGTCCTTTTAGTTATTTTCAATACTATAAATGTAACAGATATGG caAACAACAATATGGATATTATTAAAGAGAAAAAATCCACCAAGGAATCGAACGATAAAGTTAGTAACAGGGGTGAAGTTGAGGATTATTTAAAAAGTTGCCCTTTTCTGGAGCAGGACAGTATTGAATGTTCTTCGTTACAGTACCCATGTATAGTATGTAACAGAAGCATAGACTGCCGTTATGGAGGTTTCTATAACTACACATGTGTAGTGAAGCCCAAAGTTGCCTGCAAT GGCTCAAAAACATTCAACAGAACAGCCATGTGCAGATTTTGCTACCAGTCTGAAAAGTGGGAACACCGTTGTGACCAGAAAGCTAATTGTAACTCTCTGGCCTCACCATTGAAATATTACTC TACAAATTGTACCGTGTCTGATGATGTTATTTGCTTGGGCAACCGAAGATTCTTGAAGAAAATTCGATGTTCATGGACTGCAGGAACGCGTTGGGGAACTGCCCTCATTCTAGCCCTCACCCTTGGGGGCTTTGGAGCAGATAGATTTTACCTGGGCCACTGGCAGGAGGGGATTGGGAAACTCTTTAGTTTCGGAGGTCTCGGTGTCTGGACACTTGTAGATGCATTATTGATTGGAATACATCATTTAGGTCCTGCTGATGGGTCActttacatttaa
- the LOC126374341 gene encoding X-ray repair cross-complementing protein 5-like, whose amino-acid sequence MNSDDERDENNIPDWKGCPGSVILINVLDSSRNTAANAHAATCEMLKQYLRISSAHNIAVCLYGIEDTQTSALGAKSVVEVFPLTSGTLDNFQKLRNINLSQYKPAKDFQLSDVLWHCSKLFTNCKRQLSSRSVIMLTRLDTPPVPSDHKPTLKRVVDLVDSNIEIRVINVAEGDYKIDPFYEQFLKEVNKGRDYVLPAPVWNVTEIEKVMHQQTHRHLAVSHLNFEIGNGMSIGVGLYNLLIKSPLYQQKRVNLERETNAIVSSVTKTMKVTTDNEDILAMDVDEEESGPRQVPLLKSEILFYQEYGGEKVEFTDAEMKKLRNPFGPPMMKLLGFKPARVMSKERWFLKSGYFLFPNEGLVEGSTLTFNAMHKALVETGTVGICCLGTRLNCKPTIVALSPCKHPLGLNIETGFDVIQIPFVENVRDIPAIDDVEESNVTEEKKILMGDVIKKLHIDYKPDMFENPKLQSTYKAIEAIALEEEDVQPYVDTTIPNPEKFAGVKEDLFEELFGPFEQAAPKRSTSSKDSGASSKKAKGEEIDTSLLQERIQCETVHQYTVAQLKEILKNTGNSDIPALTGLKKNELVDLVYQFCS is encoded by the coding sequence ATGAATTCCGACGACGAAAGAGACGAAAATAATATACCAGATTGGAAGGGTTGTCCTGGAAGTGTTATTCTGATTAATGTTTTGGATTCTTCAAGGAATACAGCAGCTAATGCACATGCAGCGACTTGCGAGATGCTGAAGCAATATTTAAGAATTTCAAGTGCTCACAATATAGCCGTGTGCTTGTATGGTATCGAAGATACCCAGACATCGGCATTGGGGGCCAAAAGCGTTGTAGAAGTGTTTCCTTTGACTTCAGGAACGTTGGATAATTTCCAGAAACTACGCAACATTAATCTATCTCAATATAAACCGGCAAAAGACTTTCAATTATCTGATGTTTTGTGGCATTGCAGTAAATTGTTTACAAATTGTAAAAGACAGTTGTCATCAAGGAGTGTCATCATGTTGACAAGGCTTGATACGCCGCCTGTGCCGTCTGATCATAAGCCAACTCTTAAAAGAGTAGTTGATCTAGTTGATTCAAACATTGAAATAAGAGTAATAAATGTTGCTGAAGGTGATTATAAAATTGATCCATTTTATGAGCAATTTTTGAAAGAAGTAAACAAAGGAAGAGATTACGTCTTGCCAGCGCCAGTCTGGAATGTTACAGAAATTGAAAAGGTTATGCATCAGCAAACCCATCGCCATTTAGCTGTATCCCACTTGAACTTTGAAATTGGTAATGGTATGTCTATAGGAGTTGGTTTATACAACTTATTAATCAAATCACCTCTGTACCAACAAAAAAGGGTTAATCTGGAAAGAGAAACCAATGCTATTGTCTCAAGTGTTACCAAAACTATGAAAGTTACAACTGACAATGAAGATATTCTAGCAATGGATGTAGATGAAGAGGAAAGTGGACCTAGACAGGTGCCACTGCTGAAATCAGAAATACTGTTCTACCAGGAATATGGTGGAGAAAAAGTTGAATTCACAGATGCTGAAATGAAAAAACTAAGAAATCCATTTGGTCCCCCTATGATGAAACTTCTGGGATTTAAACCAGCAAGGGTAATGTCTAAGGAGAGATGGTTTTTGAAATCAGGATACTTTTTGTTTCCCAATGAGGGACTTGTTGAAGGGTCTACCTTAACATTTAATGCTATGCATAAAGCTTTAGTTGAAACTGGTACAGTGGGTATTTGTTGTCTAGGTACTAGGTTGAATTGCAAACCGACAATAGTTGCATTGTCACCATGCAAACATCCACTTGGTCTTAACATAGAGACAGGATTTGATGTCATTCAGATACCATTTGTGGAGAATGTTAGGGATATTCCTGCAATTGATGATGTAGAAGAAAGTAATGTCACTGAAGAAAAAAAGATACTAATGGGAGATGTAATAAAGAAATTGCATATTGATTACAAACCAGATATGTTTGAAAACCCAAAATTGCAATCTACATACAAAGCTATTGAGGCCATAGCCTTGGAGGAGGAAGATGTTCAACCATATGTTGATACCACAATCCCTAACCCTGAGAAGTTTGCAGGTGTCAAAGAAGATCTTTTTGAAGAGCTGTTTGGTCCATTTGAACAAGCTGCACCTAAGAGATCTACTTCATCTAAGGATTCAGGTGCAAGTAGCAAAAAAGCTAAAGGAGAGGAAATAGATACTTCATTGTTACAAGAGAGAATACAGTGTGAGACTGTACATCAATACACAGTTGCAcagctgaaagaaatattgaagAACACTGGCAATTCTGATATTCCTGCATTGACAGGACTGAAAAAGAACGAACTAGTGGATCTAGTTTACCAATTTTGCAGTTAA